A DNA window from Janibacter sp. A1S7 contains the following coding sequences:
- a CDS encoding cation:proton antiporter → MTTEELGLEAARTIGLCLGVGVVAVILSDLAAQWLPLPTVVLEILGGILIGPAVLGIAADNLVVSSFSELGLAVLMFLAGYELQLSRIAGPPLRAACTGWLISLAIALVAGITVVTLARPEEGLSAGIMIGLIFTTTALGTILPILRDAGELDTRFGGVMVAVGAIGEFGPILAIALLLSGQSPLHTVVVLVAFAGVAAATLTMASRPRSPRWSRLLSHTLTTSGQLGVRVAMLIVILLAWTAGHLGLDVLLGAFVAGLVARLFLSGVDEHTQEQTIARLEGVGYGFLVPIFFVVSGIRFDLASLLNDPGALLMIPLSLVGFLVIRGLPTYLALRGTLSGRERVGAGIYSATALPLVVVITTIGVDSGELTEATAAALVGAGMVSVLAFPLIATRVRGVSATPFTGTWTGGQDAL, encoded by the coding sequence GTGACCACCGAAGAACTCGGCCTCGAAGCAGCCCGGACGATCGGCCTGTGCCTCGGTGTCGGTGTCGTGGCGGTGATCCTCTCCGATCTCGCCGCACAGTGGCTGCCCCTGCCCACCGTCGTGCTGGAGATCCTGGGCGGCATCCTCATCGGCCCTGCCGTGCTCGGCATCGCTGCCGACAACCTGGTCGTCTCCTCGTTCTCGGAGCTCGGGCTGGCCGTGCTGATGTTCCTCGCCGGGTACGAGCTGCAGTTGTCCCGCATTGCGGGGCCGCCCCTTCGCGCGGCCTGCACCGGGTGGCTCATCTCCCTCGCGATCGCGCTCGTGGCGGGCATCACCGTGGTGACGCTGGCCCGACCGGAGGAGGGCCTGTCTGCCGGGATCATGATCGGCCTGATCTTCACCACCACGGCGCTGGGGACCATCCTGCCCATCCTGCGCGACGCAGGGGAGCTGGACACCCGGTTCGGCGGCGTCATGGTGGCGGTGGGCGCGATCGGCGAGTTCGGCCCGATCCTGGCCATCGCGTTGCTGCTGTCCGGCCAGAGCCCGCTGCACACGGTGGTGGTGCTCGTCGCGTTCGCGGGCGTCGCCGCCGCGACGTTGACGATGGCATCGCGCCCTCGGTCGCCGAGGTGGAGCCGGCTGCTCAGCCACACCCTGACGACCAGCGGGCAGCTGGGTGTGCGCGTGGCCATGCTCATCGTGATCCTCCTGGCGTGGACAGCCGGTCACCTGGGCCTGGACGTCCTCCTCGGGGCCTTCGTCGCAGGGCTGGTGGCCAGGCTGTTCCTCTCCGGCGTCGACGAGCACACGCAGGAACAGACCATCGCGCGGTTGGAGGGTGTCGGCTACGGGTTCCTGGTGCCGATCTTCTTCGTCGTCAGCGGGATCCGGTTCGACCTCGCCTCCCTGCTGAACGACCCCGGGGCCCTGCTGATGATCCCGCTCTCGCTCGTCGGCTTCCTCGTCATCCGTGGCCTACCGACCTACCTCGCGCTGCGGGGCACCCTCTCGGGAAGGGAACGGGTGGGAGCGGGCATCTACTCCGCCACCGCTCTCCCCCTCGTCGTGGTCATCACCACCATCGGGGTCGACAGCGGGGAGCTGACCGAGGCCACCGCTGCCGCCCTCGTCGGGGCGGGCATGGTCTCCGTCCTGGCGTTCCCGCTCATCGCCACTCGAGTGCGCGGGGTCTCCGCCACGCCGTTCACCGGCACGTGGACCGGCGGTCAGGACGCGCTCTAG